A genomic segment from Drosophila willistoni isolate 14030-0811.24 chromosome 2L unlocalized genomic scaffold, UCI_dwil_1.1 Seg168, whole genome shotgun sequence encodes:
- the LOC6643431 gene encoding ubiquitin carboxyl-terminal hydrolase calypso, producing the protein MNAAGGGVGPSCSATSIAGGNNPVTLGSTINLNNSLLVGAGAASTMPIAQLSDGWLELESDPGLFTLLLEDFGCHDVQVEEVYDLQKPIESPYGFIFLFRWIEERRARRKIVETTAEIFVKDEEAISSIFFAQQVVPNSCATHALLSVLLNCNENNLQLGDILSRLKVHTKGMSPENKGLAIGNTPELACAHNSHAMPQARRRLERTGASVSSCRFTGEAFHFVSFVPIDGQLFELDGLKPYPMNHGGWEDHEDWTDKFRRVMAERLGIATGEQDIRFNLMAVVPDRRIAITHKLKMLRTNQSIVSGTLQKLLKADEQGESGSGDSQRPDTPTTLLEPSAFTARDLQSLLKNLDTEIAINEQHLADENDRRHMFKVDASRRTHNYDKFICTFLSMLAHQGVLGELVSQHLLPSKKISGQSAANRLSKQSTAAAANSGAAGAANNSAPKTQQQQTAGKNGKSPSKTAGRRRKGRNKCRKRK; encoded by the exons atGAATGCGGCGGGGGGCGGTGTAGGCCCAAGCTGTTCAGCAACGTCAATTGCAGGCGGGAATAACCCTGTAACGCTGGGATCCACAATCAATCTTAACAATTCACTTCTGGTGGGGGCGGGGGCGGCTTCAACAATGCCCATAGCGCAGCTTTCGGATGGGTGGCTTGAATTGGAGTCCGATCCTGGATTATTCACCCTGTTGTTAGAGGATTTTGGCT GTCATGATGTTCAGGTGGAAGAGGTCTACGATTTGCAAAAACCCATCGAAAGTCCGTACGGTTTTATCTTCCTTTTTCGCTGGATCGAAGAGCGACGTGCTAGACGAAAAATTGTGGAAACTACTGCTGAAATCTTTGTCAAAGATGAGGAGGCAATATCCAGTATATTCTTTGCCCAGCAGGTTGTGCCCAACAGTTGCGCTACTCATGCCCTACTCTCTGTTCTACTTAATTGCAATGAAAATAATCTGCAGTTGGGCGATATATTGAGTCGTCTTAAGGTCCACACCAAGGGCATGAGTCCAGAAAACAAAGGACTTGCCATCGGCAATACCCCAGAGCTGGCCTGTGCCCATAATTCGCATGCTATGCCGCAGGCAAGGCGTCGTCTGGAGCGTACTGGAGCTAGTGTTTCCAGTTGTCGTTTCACCGGTGAAGCGTTTCACTTTGTCAGCTTTGTGCCCATCGATGGACAGCTTTTTGAACTCGATGGTCTCAAGCCCTATCCAATGAACCATGGTGGATGGGAAGATCACGAAGACTGGACGGATAAATTTCGTCGTGTGATGGCCGAGAGATTGGGCATAGCTACTGGAGAGCAGGATATTCGCTTCAATTTAATGGCTGTTGTCCCCGACAGGCGCATAGCAATCACCCACAAATTGAAGATGCTGCGCACCAATCAGTCCATTGTTTCGGGAACCCTGCAAAAGCTGCTAAAAGCCGACGAGCAGGGTGAATCCGGTTCTGGAGATTCTCAACGGCCGGATACACCAACAACGCTACTTGAACCGAGCGCTTTTACGGCTCGGGACCTGCAATCACTTCTCAAAAATCTGGATACCGAAATTGCCATCAATGAGCAGCATTTAGCCGATGAGAACGATCGTCGGCACATGTTCAAGGTCGATGCCAGCCGTCGTACTCACAATTATGATAAATTTATTTGCACTTTTCTCTCGATGCTGGCCCATCAGGGTGTGCTCGGCGAATTAGTAAGCCAGCATTTGCTGCCCTCAAAGAAGATTAGTGGCCAGAGTGCGGCCAATCGTTTAAGCAAACAGAGCACGGCAGCGGCAGCCAACAGCGGAGCTGCTGGAGCAGCTAATAACTCTGCTCCCAAgacacagcaacagcaaacagccgggaaaaatggaaaatctCCAAGCAAAACTGCTGGTAGAAGACGTAAGGGACGAAATAAGTGTAGGAAACGAAAGTGA
- the LOC6643348 gene encoding protein clueless, whose translation MALDIDTKNSSSAATGDANTVKANNNSSAASTGNKKTENLVNGNNNSAADGPAAKKKGKKNRNKSPPIATDAETTEAATTTAVTNGHEGEALVNGDAVAPDANANVAANDESESAEQQAAENAASSGELESEDVDLDALHDVGITVNISSPGADIISVQLSSMELVQEIHQLLMDREETCHRTCFSLQLGNNTLDNFAELKTVENLEQGSTIKVVEDPYTMREARIHVRHVRDLLKNLDPTDAYNGIDCTSLTYLNTITQGDLLDKKKTRPDSVDCTPPEYVTPGVKEPPLLPLHPNIKNAKGPQALKVLTTSAWNPPPGPRKLHGDLMYLYVVTMEEKRFHISACSKGFFINQSTDENFNPKPDNPSHLSHSLIDLLSTISPIFRRAFQTIQKRRTLRHAFERVATPYQVYQWASPQLEHTVDAIRAEDAFSSKLGYEEHIPGQTRDWNEELQTTRELPRKTLPERLMRERAIFKVHGDFVTAATRGAMAVIDGNVLAINPGEDSKMQMFIWNNIFFSLGFDVRDHYKELGGDHAAFVAPRYDLHGVRVYNAVDVEGLYTLGTVVIDYRGYRVTAQSIIPGILEREQEQSVVYGSIDFGKTVLSHPKYLELLRQAGKHLKILPHSVLNERDEPVELCSSVECKGIIGNDGRHYILDLLRTFPPDVNFLKLQDVKLSKELTEMGFPIEHRHKLCCLRQELLEAFIEDRYVSFIRIAAVHLQQLNAKKQDEAKEGTKEPASETEKESPPKAITEKEEEESKDQPTVGETKSAEAMVNAIREAQSNMATSNEVQAAEVVKRACAAVGSLKEKEFDFRFNPDVFSPGIRHVDGEEGTSSSIVKQKRLVQDAAEFLVLKQIPTFIKEHLAHSSPPIDGQTLTESLHNNGINVRYLGKVIKMLSQMPRMEYLYRIANLELIVRATKHIYYTYMQGTEPLHLSAAISHFLNCLLTNGPVNPAISKEEIHKKRTNTKYNKHKSSKSSGSGSKQSGQTSNQNGTSTSPSSSTASGGTSSNVAIDWTLVTPRSLWQQIRKEAKAYWDWDLECDAIDIALTKYGISRISLLRGFCQKVGIQVLLREYNFESKHKPTFGDDDIVNVFPVVKHISPRSTDAYNFYTTGQSKIQQGLFKEGYELISEALNLLNNVFGAMHQENGSCLRMLARLSYLLGDAQDALAIQQRAVIMSERVNGIDHPSTILEYTHLSLYSFANGHVGMSLKLLYRARYLLVLICGEDHPEVALIDSNISLILHALGEYELSLRFIEHALKLNLKYFGAKAMHVAVSYHLMARTQSCMGDFRSALNNEKETYTIYKSQLGEKHEKTRDSAECLRLLTQQAVLLQRKMNDIYSNGKLTSDLPPIHITPPSMGSVLDMLNTINGILFVQISQNDIVKVRSEIEKHLKANGEESEVNDAIKSIVDASGNNNGETEALINGGEESTVTVTATS comes from the exons ATGGCTCTCGACATTGATACAAAAAATTCGAGTTCGGCGGCAACCGGCGACGCAAATACGGTCAAGGCGAATAACAATTCATCAGCTGCATCCACCGGCAATAAGAAGACTGAGAATTTGGTCAATGGAAACAATAATAGTGCCGCAGATGGACCAGCAGCAAAAAAGAAAG GTAAGAAGAACCGCAACAAAAGCCCCCCCATTGCCACAGATGCTGAGACCACggaagcagcaacaacaactgctgTAACCAATGGTCATGAGGGGGAGGCATTGGTGAATGGGGATGCTGTTGCCCCCGATGCTAACGCCAATGTGGCAGCGAATGATGAATCCGAATCAGCTGAGCAACAAGCAGCAGAGAACGCAGCCTCATCCGGTGAGCTGGAATCCGAGGATGTTGATCTGGATGCGTTGCATGATGTGGGCATTACGGTGAATATTAGCAGTCCCGGAGCCGATATCATATCCGTGCAATTATCAAGCATGGAACTGGTACAGGAGATTCATCAATTGCTAATGGATCGTGAAGAGACCTGCCATCGCACATGCTTCTCCCTACAGCTGGGCAATAATACTCTGGATAATTTTGCCGAATTAAAAACGGTTGAGAATCTGGAGCAAGGATCAACCATAAAGGTGgtcgaagatccctatacgaTGCGCGAAGCACGTATCCATGTGCGCCATGTCCGAGATTTGCTGAAGAATCTCGATCCAACGGATGCCTACAATGGTATTGATTGCACCTCGTTGACCTATTTGAATACAATTACGCAGGGTGATCTTCTGGACAAGAAGAAAACTCGTCCCGATTCGGTTGACTGCACGCCACCGGAATATGTGACGCCAGGAGTAAAGGAGCCACCATTGCTGCCATTGCATCCTAATATTAAGAATGCAAAGGGACCACAGGCGCTAAAGGTCTTGACGACATCCGCTTGGAATCCACCACCTGGTCCCCGTAAACTTCACGGTGATCTGATGTATCTGTATGTGGTCACAATGGAGGAGAAACGTTTTCACATCTCGGCCTGCTCTAAGGGTTTCTTCATCAATCAATCCACCGATGAGAATTTCAACCCAAAACCAGATAATCCCAGCCACTTGAGTCACTCGCTCATAGACTTGCTATCCACGATCTCGCCTATTTTCCGACGTGCCTTCCAGACCATTCAGAAACGTCGCACACTGCGGCATGCCTTCGAGCGGGTAGCCACTCCCTATCAAGTATATCAATGGGCATCACCCCAGCTCGAGCATACAGTGGATGCCATAAGAGCGGAGGATGCTTTTAGTTCGAAATTGGGCTACGAGGAGCACATACCGGGGCAGACACGCGACTGGAATGAGGAACTCCAGACGACACGTGAACTGCCACGTAAAACACTGCCAGAACGCTTGATGCGCGAGCGTGCCATTTTTAAGGTGCACGGAGACTTTGTGACAGCTGCCACCCGTGGTGCCATGGCTGTCATCGATGGCAATGTGCTGGCCATTAATCCTGGAGAGGATTccaaaatgcaaatgtttaTTTGGAACAATATCTTCTTTTCCCTGGGCTTCGATGTTAGGGATCACTACAAGGAGCTGGGTGGAGATCATGCCGCATTCGTAGCTCCACGCTACGATCTGCATGGTGTGCGCGTCTACAATGCCGTCGACGTGGAGGGTCTCTACACCCTGGGCACAGTGGTGATCGACTATCGCGGCTATCGGGTGACAGCCCAATCCATTATTCCCGGTATTCTGGAGCGGGAACAAGAACAAAGTGTTGTCTATGGCTCCATTGATTTTGGTAAAACAGTTTTAAGTCATCCCAAGTACTTGGAGCTGCTGCGTCAGGCGGGCAAACACTTAAAAATTCTTCCACATTCTGTTCTTAATGAACGGGATGAACCTGTGGAGCTGTGTTCTTCTGTAGAATGTAAGGGTATCATCGGAAACGATGGTAGACATTATATTTTGGATTTGTTGCGCACCTTCCCGCCGGATGTGAACTTCCTGAAACTGCAAGATGTCAAGTTGAGCAAGGAGCTTACGGAAATGGGTTTCCCGATTGAGCATAGGCATAAGTTGTGCTGTCTCAGGCAGGAATTGTTGGAGGCTTTCATTGAGGATCGCTATGTGAGCTTTATACGCATTGCTGCAGTGCATCTTCAGCAGTTGAACGCCAAAAAGCAGGATGAAGCGAAGGAAGGAACCAAAGAACCAGCATCGGAGACAGAGAAGGAGTCGCCGCCAAAGGCAATCACAGAAAAGGAAGAAGAGGAGTCGAAAGATCAGCCCACTGTAGGGGAAACTAAATCAGCTGAGGCTATGGTCAATGCCATAAGAGAAGCTCAGTCTAATATGGCTACCTCCAATGAGGTTCAAGCAGCTGAGGTGGTCAAGCGAGCGTGCGCCGCTGTCGGCTctctaaaagaaaaagagttCGATTTCCGTTTCAATCCTGATGTCTTCTCGCCCGGCATACGTCATGTGGATGGAGAAGAGGGCACTTCCAGCTCCATTGTCAAGCAAAAGCGACTAGTCCAAGATGCCGCTGAGTTCTTGGTACTTAAGCAGATACCCACGTTCATCAAGGAGCATTTGGCCCACTCTTCACCGCCCATTGATGGCCAGACTTTGACCGAGTCCTTGCACAATAATGGCATCAATGTTCGCTATTTGGGCAAGGTGATCAAAATGTTGTCACAGATGCCACGCATGGAGTATTTGTACAGGATTGCCAACTTGGAACTGATTGTGCGGGCCACCAAACacatatattatacatatatgcaggGCACTGAGCCACTGCATCTATCGGCAGCCATAAGCCATTTTCTTAATTGCTTGCTAACAAATGGTCCCGTTAATCCTGCCATCAGCAAGGAGGAGATCCACAAGAAGCGCACTAATACcaaatacaacaaacacaaatcaTCCAAGAGCAGCGGCAGTGGCAGCAAGCAGTCGGGACAGACTTCTAACCAGAATGGTACGTCTACATCGCCGTCATCGTCCACGGCGTCCGGCGGAACATCCTCCAATGTAGCCATCGACTGGACATTAGTCACACCACGTTCCCTGTGGCAGCAAATACGTAAGGAGGCCAAAGCCTATTGGGATTGGGATCTTGAATGCGATGCCATCGATATAGCTCTGACCAAATATGGCATCTCGAGGATCAGCTTGTTGCGTGGCTTCTGCCAAAAAGTTGGCATCCAAGTGCTGCTCCGTGAATATAACTTTGAATCGAAGCACAAGCCCACGTTCGGCGATGATGACATTGTCAATGTGTTCCCAGTGGTCAAACACATAAGTCCCCGGTCCACGGATGCCTATAATTTCTATACAACTGGCCAATCCAAAATTCAGCAGGGTCTGTTTAAGGAGGGTTACGAACTAATCAGCGAGGCCCTCAATTTGCTCAATAATGTATTTGGTGCTATGCACCAGGAGAACGGCTCCTGCCTCAGAATGTTGGCGAGATTGAGTTATCTGCTTGGCGATGCCCAGGATGCTTTGGCCATTCAACAGCGTGCCGTTATTATGAGTGAGCGTGTAAATGGAATTGATCATCCCTCGACCATTTTGGAATAT ACACATTTATCCCTCTATTCGTTTGCCAATGGACATGTCGGCATGTCCCTAAAACTCTTGTATAGAGCACGCTATCTCCTAGTTCTAATCTGTGGCGAAGATCATCCAGAAGTGGCACTAATCGAT AGCAACATCAGCCTTATCCTGCATGCCCTGGGCGAATATGAGCTGTCGCTAAGGTTCATTGAGCACGCCCTCAAATTGAATCTGAAATATTTTGGAGCCAAAGCCATGCATGTGGCAGTCAGTTATCATTTAATGGCTCGTACACAATCCTGCATGGGTGATTTCCGTTCTGCTTTGAATAATGAAAAGGAAACCTATACTATATACAAATCACAG CTCGGCGAGAAGCATGAAAAGACTCGCGATTCGGCTGAATGTCTACGTCTATTAACCCAACAAGCCGTTCTCTTACAACGCAAGATGAACGACATCTACTCCAATGGCAAACTAACCAGTGATCTGCCACCCATTCATATAACCCCGCCATCCATGGGTTCCGTATTGGATATGTTAAATACAATCAATGGCATTCTATTTGTGCAAATTAG CCAAAATGATATAGTCAAAGTGCGTAGTGAAATTGAAAAGCATTTGAAGGCAAATGGTGAGGAAAGTGAGGTAAATGATGCCATTAAATCAATTGTGGATGCTTCTGGCAACAATAATGGCGAAACTGAGGCACTGATAAACGGTGGCGAGGAATCAACTGTAACTGTAACTGCAACAAGTTGA